Part of the Aquabacterium sp. NJ1 genome, GCCACGCCAATGGCGGCGCCCCCGCGGTCAGCGACCTGTCGGCCACTTTGGGCGACCAGGCCTGTGCGGTGAACCAGCAGTAACTCGCCAACAGCCAGGCCTGTCGCCTGGCTTGTCTCTCGACGGTTCAGCCCGGCCCTGGTGGCCGGGCTTTTTCATGCGCGAACGGCATCGGGCAGAATCCGCCACCATGTCGCGCCTGTTTTTCATGCTGTCTCGCTGGCCGCTGGCCGTGCTGCACCCGCTGGGCAGCCTGCTGGGCTGGCTGGCTTACCTGCTGTCCCCGTCTTACCGCCGGCGCCTGAAGGCGCACACACGCGCCGTGGGCATGGGCACCTGGCAGCGCTGGGCGGCCGTGGCGCACGCGGGCAAGATGGTGGGCGAATTGCCTCGCCTGTGGGGCCGCCCGCGTGAGCAGGCCCTGGGCAGCACGGTGCAGTGGGCTCAGCCCGAAGCCGTGTCCCAGGCCTTGTCCGAAGGCCGTGGGCTCTTGTTGCTGACCCCGCACCTGGGTTGCTTCGAGATCACGGCACAAGCCTATGCCGAGCGCTTTGGCGCGCTCAAGCCGATCACCGCCTTGTACCGCCCGGCCAAGCAGGCCTGGCTGGCCGAGATGATGCGCGACTCGCGCAACCGCCCCGGCATGCTGACCAGCCCGGCCACGCTCAGCGGCGTGCGCAACATGCTGCGCGCGTTGAAGAAGGGCGAGACCGTGGGCCTGCTGCCCGATCAGGTGCCGCCCGAGGGCATGGGCGTGTGGACCAACTTCTTCGGCCGCCCCGCCTACACCATGACCATGGCCGCCAAGCTGGTCGCCCAGACCCGCTGCGCCGTGGTGCTGCTGCGCGGTGAGCGCCTGGGGCTGCTGGCGCGTTGGCGCCAGGGCTGCGACTACATCGTGCACGCCACCCGTGTCCCCCCTGATGTCGAGCAAGTGCTGGCATCCGGGGATGCGGCACAATCCGCCGCCGCCGTGAACCGGCTGATGGAAGACATGATCATGCAAGCACCCGAGCAGTACCTGTGGGGCTACAACCGCTACAAGCAGCCTCGCGCCGAGATCCTGACCTCGGCCGCGGGCGGTGAAGCGCCAACCTGATGATGATCAAGCAAGCGCTGTCTCAAGCGGGCATCCGCCTCGCGCTGGGCCTCCTGTGGCTGCTGCACTGGCTGCCGCTGCCGGTGCTGGCCGCCATCGCGCGTGGCATGGGTGCCCTGCTCTACAAGCTGGCCAAGTCGCGCCGCCGTGTGGGCCTGCGCAACCTGGCGCTGTGCTTCCCCGAGATGCCTCTGGCCGAACGTGAAGCCTTGCTGCGTGCGCACTTTGGCTGGCTCACGCAAAGCCTGCTGGATCGCGCCGTGTTGTGGTGGGCCTCGCCCACGCGCATCAAGCGCCTCATCCAGGTCGAGGGCGACATCGAGCTGGCCGAACGCGAGATGCAGACCACCGGCCGCCCCACCATGTGGTTGTGCCCGCACTTTGTCGGCCTGGACGTGGCGGGTGCTGCCATCCTGCTGTGCCAGAAGCGGCCCGGGGCTTCGATCTACCAGACGCAGAGCAACCCGCTGATGGACAAGCTGATGAAGCGCGGCCGCCTGCGTTTCGGCAACGCCGAGATCTTCCCGCGCAGCGACTCGGTCAAGCCCCTGCTGCGCGCCATCAAGGACGGGCGCGGTTTCTTCAACCTGCCGGACATGGACTTCGGCGCCAAGGACGCGGCCTTCGTGCCCTTCTTCGGCGTGCAGGCGGCCACCTTGCTCGCGCCTTCTCGCATGGCCCGCATGATGAACATGGTCGTGCAGCCCGTGATTGCGGAACTATTGCCGAAAGGACGCGGTTGGCGCGTGCATTTCATGCCGCCGCTGCCCGACTTCCCGACAAAAGATGCAGAATCTGACGCAACGCGAATGAATCACTTCATCGAGTCAGAAATTCTCAAACAGCCTGCCCAATACCTCTGGGTGCACAAGCGATTCAAGACCCGGCCCGAGGGCGAAGCCCCCTTGTATTGAGTCGGCCTGATCTGACGCAAGGATTACCCTGTGTCACCTCAAGTTGAGCCCTCCGCGAACCGATACAAGCCGAAGCTTGTAATGGTTTGAGGAGTGCCAGCTCATGGCTTGGATCGCGTGGCTTCGTGGTTTTTCTATTCGCTCGCGTCTGCTGGCGTGCATGGCCTTGGTGGTGGGCATTGGCTGCACCATCGGGGGCGCGATGAGCTGGCAATTGCTGTCCCTCAAAGGCGAGCTGGATTCGTTTGCCAGCCAGGAGTTTGCTGCCACGCAGCGCATGGCCACACTGGCGCTGAGCCTGGGTGATCTGCGCGGACGTGAAAAGACCACCATCATCGCCACGGGTGACTCCGTGAGCGCCGCCGAACAATTCAAGGCCTGGAAGAGCGCCCTGGCCGCCACCGTGCAGGCCACCAAGGCACTGGCCGACGCCGCCCCCACACCCGAGATCAAGCAACAGGCCCAGGCCCTGGAAGGCAAGCTCAACAGCTATGGCAAGGGCCTGGAGCCCACCCTGGAGTTGATCACCTCTTCAGCGCTGACCTCGGCTGCGGAGGCTTACCAGTCCAGCGAGCCGGCACGCGCCGAGGCCGATGCGGTCGAAGCCATCACGGCCAAGCTCAATGACGCGGTCACCAAGGTGGCCGAAGCGCGCCGCGCCAATGCGGGCAAGGCGGCCAACCACGCCATCATGTGGCTGTGGGGCCTGCTGATGTCGCCCGGCATCGTGTTCCTGCCGCTGATGGGCCTGACCATCCTGTCGATCACGGCGCCGCTGCGCCGGGCCGAAGCCATCACGCAGGCCATCTCGCACGGTGACCTGACCCAGCAGATCGACACCCATGGCCAGGACGAGATCAGCCGCCTGCTGAGTTCGATGGCGCACATGCAAAATGGGCTGCGCGAGATGGTGGCTTCGGTGCGCGAGTCCTCCGAGAACATGCTCACGGCCTCCACCGAGATCGCAGCCGGCAATCAGGACCTGTCGCAACGCACCGAACAAACGGCCGCCAACCTGCAGGACACCGCCTCGTCCATGGACGAGCTGAGCAAGACGGTGGAGCACTCGGCTGAATCGGCCCATGTGGCCAACTCGCTGGCCGACACAGCGAGCCAGCGTGCCGAGCAAGGCGGCCAGGTGGTCGAAAGCGTGGTCACGCAGATGCAGGACATCAGCGCCGCCTCGCGCCAGATCGTCGACATCATCGGCGTGATCGATGGCATCGCCTTCCAGACCAACATCCTGGCACTGAACGCGGCGGTGGAAGCCGCGCGGGCCGGCGAGCAAGGCCGCGGTTTTGCCGTGGTGGCCGGCGAGGTGCGCTCC contains:
- a CDS encoding lysophospholipid acyltransferase family protein, giving the protein MSRLFFMLSRWPLAVLHPLGSLLGWLAYLLSPSYRRRLKAHTRAVGMGTWQRWAAVAHAGKMVGELPRLWGRPREQALGSTVQWAQPEAVSQALSEGRGLLLLTPHLGCFEITAQAYAERFGALKPITALYRPAKQAWLAEMMRDSRNRPGMLTSPATLSGVRNMLRALKKGETVGLLPDQVPPEGMGVWTNFFGRPAYTMTMAAKLVAQTRCAVVLLRGERLGLLARWRQGCDYIVHATRVPPDVEQVLASGDAAQSAAAVNRLMEDMIMQAPEQYLWGYNRYKQPRAEILTSAAGGEAPT
- a CDS encoding methyl-accepting chemotaxis protein; the protein is MAWIAWLRGFSIRSRLLACMALVVGIGCTIGGAMSWQLLSLKGELDSFASQEFAATQRMATLALSLGDLRGREKTTIIATGDSVSAAEQFKAWKSALAATVQATKALADAAPTPEIKQQAQALEGKLNSYGKGLEPTLELITSSALTSAAEAYQSSEPARAEADAVEAITAKLNDAVTKVAEARRANAGKAANHAIMWLWGLLMSPGIVFLPLMGLTILSITAPLRRAEAITQAISHGDLTQQIDTHGQDEISRLLSSMAHMQNGLREMVASVRESSENMLTASTEIAAGNQDLSQRTEQTAANLQDTASSMDELSKTVEHSAESAHVANSLADTASQRAEQGGQVVESVVTQMQDISAASRQIVDIIGVIDGIAFQTNILALNAAVEAARAGEQGRGFAVVAGEVRSLAQRSAEAAKEIKSLIGKSSERVEQGSQKVREAGEVMNEIVDAIRRVTQAMSEIAGATRQQSAGIGQVSQSVTQLDHMTQQNAALVEQSAAAADSLRQQAIDLSKSVQRFQLEG
- a CDS encoding lysophospholipid acyltransferase family protein, yielding MMIKQALSQAGIRLALGLLWLLHWLPLPVLAAIARGMGALLYKLAKSRRRVGLRNLALCFPEMPLAEREALLRAHFGWLTQSLLDRAVLWWASPTRIKRLIQVEGDIELAEREMQTTGRPTMWLCPHFVGLDVAGAAILLCQKRPGASIYQTQSNPLMDKLMKRGRLRFGNAEIFPRSDSVKPLLRAIKDGRGFFNLPDMDFGAKDAAFVPFFGVQAATLLAPSRMARMMNMVVQPVIAELLPKGRGWRVHFMPPLPDFPTKDAESDATRMNHFIESEILKQPAQYLWVHKRFKTRPEGEAPLY